The following are encoded together in the Bradyrhizobium genosp. L genome:
- a CDS encoding AMP-binding protein, with product MLKDRLSPADEAARDKEMRETLAACPRILDLIARGPLGAPDAEAAIYLRSPLDPNPVVISNDHLMGCVKAAETYFRSHGIGKDDVVALLLPACPATMVGIFGAAACGIAEPLNLLFTREAIVAQLNAIKAKLLLAPPPGMPGGLYEKIEGLQREVPSLKRIVIVPLDGTIAFDGEVLQPDPAWRDDYGKSKDASEADRVAVMLPTGGTTGHPKVARLTNRAMVASTLSSRMALDFRRGERAMITLPLFHVGGLFCTSSNCLAAGTTMFIPGPAGARDPALITHFWKIVEKYRVNITGGVPTTLGALADVPIAGSDISSLRVTAIGASICPPEIERRYLATWGGPCVQQLYGMTELAGAITHDVHGVKPRPEAVGTRNPLVELAILAGGTLHRGPWPSPVGELLTRGPQVFAGYVDRKQTEEAFHDGWLRTGDICRIDADGFVYIIGRAKDVIIRGGHNIDPRAIEDAALQFPGVALAAAVGRPDAYAGEVPMLFVSAQPGAHIDANALAAFVQDNILEPPARPRMVSVIPDMPVTPVGKIFKPKLREIAAGEAARELLALEGLRGVSVDAITDPSRGLYLSVSAPPEQAEIAERLLKRFPVKVELRA from the coding sequence ATGCTGAAGGACAGGCTTTCGCCGGCCGACGAGGCCGCACGCGACAAGGAGATGCGCGAGACGCTGGCGGCCTGCCCGCGGATCCTCGATCTCATCGCCCGCGGTCCGCTCGGCGCGCCGGATGCGGAAGCCGCGATCTATCTGCGGTCGCCGCTCGATCCAAACCCGGTCGTGATTTCCAACGATCACTTGATGGGCTGCGTCAAGGCGGCCGAGACCTATTTCCGCAGCCACGGCATCGGCAAGGACGACGTCGTGGCGCTGCTGCTGCCGGCCTGTCCTGCGACCATGGTCGGGATCTTCGGCGCGGCAGCCTGCGGCATCGCCGAGCCGCTCAATCTGCTGTTCACGCGCGAGGCCATTGTCGCCCAGCTCAATGCCATCAAGGCCAAGCTTCTGCTGGCGCCGCCGCCGGGCATGCCGGGCGGGCTCTATGAGAAGATCGAAGGCTTGCAGCGCGAGGTGCCGAGCCTCAAGCGTATCGTGATCGTCCCGCTCGACGGCACCATCGCCTTCGACGGCGAGGTGCTGCAACCCGATCCAGCCTGGCGCGACGACTACGGCAAGTCGAAAGACGCGAGCGAAGCCGACCGCGTCGCCGTGATGCTGCCGACCGGCGGCACCACCGGCCATCCCAAGGTGGCGCGGCTCACCAACCGTGCGATGGTCGCCTCCACGCTCTCCTCGCGGATGGCGCTCGACTTCCGGCGCGGCGAGCGCGCGATGATCACGCTGCCGCTGTTCCATGTCGGCGGCCTGTTCTGCACCTCGTCGAACTGTCTCGCGGCCGGCACAACCATGTTCATCCCCGGCCCGGCCGGCGCGCGCGATCCCGCATTGATCACGCATTTCTGGAAGATCGTCGAAAAGTACCGCGTCAACATCACGGGCGGCGTGCCGACCACGCTTGGCGCGCTCGCCGACGTGCCCATAGCGGGCAGCGACATTTCGAGCCTGCGCGTCACCGCGATCGGCGCCTCGATCTGCCCGCCGGAGATCGAGCGGCGCTATCTCGCGACCTGGGGCGGCCCCTGCGTCCAGCAGCTCTACGGCATGACCGAACTCGCCGGCGCCATCACCCATGATGTGCACGGCGTGAAGCCGCGGCCCGAGGCCGTCGGCACACGCAATCCGCTGGTCGAGCTTGCGATCCTCGCAGGCGGCACGTTGCACAGGGGACCATGGCCCTCGCCGGTCGGCGAGCTCCTGACCCGCGGACCGCAGGTGTTCGCCGGCTATGTCGACAGGAAGCAGACCGAAGAGGCTTTCCACGACGGCTGGCTGCGCACCGGCGACATCTGCCGGATCGATGCCGACGGCTTCGTCTACATCATAGGCCGCGCCAAGGACGTTATCATCCGCGGCGGCCACAACATCGATCCGCGCGCGATCGAGGACGCCGCGCTGCAGTTTCCGGGCGTCGCGCTCGCCGCGGCGGTCGGCCGTCCCGACGCCTATGCCGGCGAGGTGCCGATGCTGTTCGTCTCGGCGCAGCCCGGCGCCCATATCGATGCGAACGCACTCGCGGCCTTCGTGCAGGACAACATCCTGGAACCGCCGGCGCGGCCGCGGATGGTGTCGGTGATCCCGGACATGCCGGTGACGCCGGTCGGCAAGATCTTCAAACCCAAGCTGCGCGAGATCGCCGCCGGCGAAGCCGCGCGCGAGCTTCTGGCGCTGGAGGGGCTCCGCGGTGTCAGCGTGGACGCGATCACTGACCCCTCCCGTGGGCTTTATCTGAGCGTTTCAGCCCCTCCCGAGCAGGCCGAAATCGCTGAGCGGCTGCTGAAGAGGTTCCCGGTCAAGGTTGAGTTACGGGCCTAA
- a CDS encoding SDR family oxidoreductase, whose product MKDFAGKIAVITGGGTGMGRELARQLIAEGCNVAMCDVSAEAMAETKRLCEVEKLPQGLRITTHVADVSIEDHYKRFRDELIEQQATDRIHLLFNNAGIGGGGSLFTNTREQWERTFNICWGGVYLGVRTFLPLLVKADEAHIVNTSSVNGFWASVGMGVSHTAYSAAKFAVKGFTEALINDLRLNAPHVKCSVVMPGHIGTSIVSNSRKVQNGSDQLNADELKQARQRLQGQGVDVAKMSDADIQQLALDRARIFHDEAPTTAAAAAKIILDGVKADRWRILVGDDAHMLDERVRKTPDQAYTPEFYQSLVAATGWKVG is encoded by the coding sequence ATGAAGGATTTTGCCGGAAAGATTGCCGTCATCACCGGTGGCGGCACGGGCATGGGACGCGAGCTCGCGCGGCAGCTGATCGCCGAAGGCTGCAATGTCGCGATGTGCGACGTCTCGGCCGAGGCGATGGCCGAGACCAAGCGGTTGTGCGAGGTCGAGAAGCTGCCACAGGGCCTGCGCATCACGACCCACGTCGCCGACGTCTCGATCGAGGACCACTACAAGCGTTTCCGCGACGAGCTGATCGAGCAGCAGGCGACCGACCGGATCCATCTCTTGTTCAACAACGCCGGCATCGGCGGCGGCGGCAGCCTGTTCACCAACACGCGCGAGCAGTGGGAGCGCACCTTCAACATCTGCTGGGGCGGCGTCTATCTCGGCGTCCGCACCTTCCTGCCGCTGCTCGTGAAGGCCGACGAGGCGCACATCGTCAACACCTCCAGCGTCAACGGATTCTGGGCCTCGGTCGGCATGGGTGTGTCGCACACCGCCTATTCTGCCGCGAAATTCGCGGTGAAGGGATTCACCGAGGCGCTGATCAACGATCTCCGCCTCAACGCGCCGCATGTCAAATGCTCGGTCGTGATGCCCGGCCATATCGGCACCTCGATCGTGTCGAACTCGCGCAAGGTGCAGAATGGCTCAGACCAGTTGAACGCCGACGAGCTCAAGCAGGCGCGGCAGCGTCTGCAAGGGCAGGGTGTCGACGTCGCCAAGATGTCAGACGCTGACATCCAGCAACTCGCGCTCGACCGCGCCCGCATCTTCCACGACGAGGCCCCGACGACGGCAGCCGCCGCTGCCAAGATCATCCTCGACGGCGTCAAGGCGGATCGTTGGCGCATCCTGGTCGGCGACGATGCGCACATGCTCGATGAGCGCGTGCGCAAGACGCCGGACCAGGCTTACACGCCGGAGTTCTACCAGAGCCTCGTCGCGGCCACCGGCTGGAAGGTCGGCTGA
- a CDS encoding YceD family protein, which produces MSGDPTRARDPLRDPWKVLVNVAQIPDTGLHREIEADEAARKAMAGIAELREVVSAHAAFDIMPKRDGSYHVTGRVQARIGQTCVVTLDPIENDIDEEIDVMFAPPEQIPEMADLVDEADDGDEETPDPPEPITGGFIDLGRLATDALFLGVDPYPRKADAVFEQTVEVPDPEDHPFAALKALTEQPGGKKPKGN; this is translated from the coding sequence ATGAGCGGCGATCCCACGCGCGCGCGCGACCCTTTGCGCGACCCCTGGAAAGTTCTCGTCAATGTCGCGCAGATCCCTGATACCGGGCTGCACCGCGAGATCGAGGCCGACGAGGCGGCGCGCAAGGCGATGGCTGGGATCGCGGAGCTGCGCGAGGTCGTCTCGGCGCATGCGGCGTTCGATATCATGCCGAAGCGCGACGGCAGCTACCACGTCACGGGCAGGGTGCAGGCCCGAATCGGTCAGACCTGCGTGGTGACGCTCGATCCGATCGAGAACGACATCGATGAAGAGATCGACGTGATGTTCGCGCCACCGGAGCAGATCCCGGAGATGGCCGATCTGGTCGACGAGGCTGACGACGGCGACGAGGAAACGCCGGACCCGCCGGAGCCGATCACGGGCGGCTTCATCGATCTCGGCCGGCTCGCCACCGACGCGCTGTTTCTCGGCGTCGATCCCTATCCGCGCAAGGCCGACGCCGTCTTTGAACAGACGGTTGAAGTCCCTGATCCCGAAGATCATCCGTTCGCGGCGCTCAAGGCGCTGACGGAACAGCCTGGCGGCAAGAAGCCCAAAGGCAACTGA
- a CDS encoding ubiquinol-cytochrome C chaperone family protein, with protein sequence MLWPFNHFRKSRVPLQGTIETIYGMIVTQAREPLFYRDLGVPDTVNGRFDLLLMHLWLVLRRLKSAEAGAELSQALFDHFCTDMDDNLREMGVSDQGVPKRMKAFGEAFYGRTAAYDLALTDSDEALAVAFCKNILNGQDLNKARELALYAKRAMAELARTGLAALTDGTWRFPIPQTVGTPA encoded by the coding sequence ATGCTTTGGCCGTTCAATCACTTCAGGAAATCCCGGGTGCCCCTGCAGGGCACCATTGAGACCATCTATGGCATGATCGTGACGCAGGCACGAGAACCGTTGTTTTACCGGGACTTGGGCGTTCCGGACACGGTTAACGGCCGTTTTGACCTGCTTTTGATGCACCTTTGGCTGGTGCTACGGCGGCTCAAATCGGCCGAGGCCGGGGCGGAGCTGTCGCAGGCCCTGTTCGATCATTTCTGCACCGACATGGATGACAATCTGCGCGAGATGGGCGTCAGCGATCAGGGGGTCCCCAAGCGCATGAAGGCGTTCGGCGAGGCCTTCTATGGCCGAACCGCGGCCTACGATCTGGCCCTGACCGACAGCGACGAGGCGCTGGCCGTCGCATTCTGCAAGAACATCCTCAACGGCCAGGATCTGAACAAGGCGCGCGAGCTCGCCCTCTATGCCAAGCGCGCGATGGCGGAGCTGGCGCGGACCGGTCTGGCCGCGCTGACTGACGGCACCTGGCGTTTTCCCATTCCCCAGACTGTGGGCACCCCGGCATGA
- a CDS encoding MarR family winged helix-turn-helix transcriptional regulator: MSVTRKDSTRQRAIENLDIIKRFTLEISSINSHLERVRQLWGKALGVSGPQWMILIAVSDLDKDGGVPINVVSKLLHVDPSFVTTQSKLLEQKDLLSRSPSPDDARVVRLSLTDKTRKHLAGLAEQHNAFRKTVFEEFSEKELADFTTKLATLTNRLEKACAKVALDYSF; encoded by the coding sequence GTGTCAGTGACCAGAAAGGACTCGACGCGTCAGCGCGCCATCGAGAATCTCGACATCATCAAGCGCTTTACGCTCGAAATCTCATCCATCAATTCGCATCTGGAACGGGTCCGCCAGCTTTGGGGCAAGGCGCTCGGCGTCAGCGGTCCGCAGTGGATGATCCTGATCGCAGTCTCGGACCTCGACAAGGATGGCGGGGTGCCGATCAACGTGGTGTCGAAACTTCTTCACGTCGATCCGTCGTTCGTCACCACCCAGTCCAAGCTCTTGGAGCAGAAGGACCTGCTCAGCCGGTCGCCCTCCCCGGACGATGCCCGGGTGGTCCGGCTGTCGCTCACCGACAAGACCCGCAAGCACCTCGCCGGCCTCGCCGAACAGCACAACGCGTTTCGGAAAACCGTGTTCGAGGAGTTCAGTGAAAAGGAGCTCGCCGACTTCACGACCAAGCTCGCCACCCTGACCAACCGCCTGGAAAAGGCCTGCGCCAAGGTCGCGCTGGATTACAGCTTCTGA
- a CDS encoding GcrA family cell cycle regulator, whose product MIEPTLEPTWTPERVDQLKGYFAAGLSCRDIAVSIGVSRNAVIGKLSRLNLTRSTPEERRARRKRSTPPAQRPTPKQQLRMLQAVYPQEPEDAPIASVNNCSLFELSEQRCRWPISTPGADDFCFCGNTPLGGMPYCSGHYRLAYQSNSRQRAMRG is encoded by the coding sequence ATGATTGAACCGACTCTTGAACCGACCTGGACGCCCGAGCGCGTCGACCAGCTCAAAGGCTATTTTGCCGCCGGCCTCTCCTGCCGCGATATCGCGGTCAGCATCGGCGTCAGCCGCAATGCCGTGATCGGCAAGCTGTCGCGGCTGAATCTGACCCGCTCGACGCCCGAGGAGCGCCGCGCACGCAGGAAGCGATCCACACCGCCCGCGCAGAGACCGACACCCAAGCAGCAACTCCGGATGTTGCAGGCCGTCTATCCGCAAGAGCCTGAAGACGCCCCGATCGCCAGCGTCAACAATTGCTCGCTGTTCGAACTGAGCGAGCAGCGCTGCCGCTGGCCGATCTCAACGCCGGGCGCCGACGATTTCTGCTTCTGCGGCAACACCCCGCTCGGCGGCATGCCCTATTGCTCAGGCCATTACCGCCTCGCGTATCAGTCAAACTCGCGCCAGCGCGCGATGCGCGGCTAG
- a CDS encoding beta-ketoacyl-ACP synthase III has product MTAIRSVVLGCGSYLPERVLTNAELAARIDTSDDWIVQRTGIRERHIAADDEFTSHLAIKAAQAALTDAKIDAQSIDLIVLATSTPDNTFPATAVAVQHGLGIDHGVAFDLQAVCSGFVFALATADNFLRAGAHKRALVIGAETFSRILDWEDRGTCVLFGDGAGAVVLEAQPHAGTIEDPGILTTHLRSDGRHKSKLFVDGGPGSTKTVGHLRMEGREVFKHAVGMITDVIVDAFNATGFNADDINWFIPHQANKRIIDASANKLHIAPQKVVLTVDKHGNTSAASIPLALTTAVRDGRVKKGDLVLFEAMGGGFTWGSALVRW; this is encoded by the coding sequence GTGACTGCGATCCGTTCGGTAGTGCTCGGCTGCGGCTCTTATCTGCCGGAGCGAGTCTTGACCAATGCCGAACTGGCTGCGCGAATCGACACGTCGGATGACTGGATCGTGCAGCGCACCGGCATCCGCGAGCGCCACATCGCCGCCGATGACGAGTTCACCTCGCATCTCGCGATCAAGGCGGCGCAGGCCGCGCTCACCGATGCGAAGATCGATGCGCAGTCGATCGACCTGATCGTGCTGGCGACCTCGACGCCCGACAACACCTTTCCGGCCACCGCGGTCGCGGTCCAGCACGGGCTCGGCATCGATCATGGCGTCGCCTTCGACCTGCAGGCGGTGTGCTCCGGCTTCGTCTTTGCGCTCGCCACGGCCGACAATTTCCTGCGCGCCGGCGCCCACAAGCGGGCGCTGGTGATCGGCGCCGAGACCTTCTCGCGGATCCTCGACTGGGAGGACCGCGGCACCTGCGTGCTGTTCGGCGACGGCGCCGGCGCCGTCGTGCTCGAGGCGCAGCCGCACGCCGGCACGATCGAGGATCCCGGCATATTGACCACGCATCTGCGCTCCGACGGGCGCCACAAGTCGAAGCTGTTCGTCGACGGCGGGCCCGGCTCGACCAAGACGGTCGGACATTTGCGGATGGAGGGCCGCGAGGTGTTCAAGCATGCGGTCGGCATGATCACCGACGTGATCGTCGACGCCTTCAACGCCACCGGCTTCAATGCCGACGACATCAACTGGTTCATTCCGCATCAGGCCAACAAGCGAATCATCGATGCGTCCGCGAACAAGCTGCATATTGCGCCGCAGAAGGTGGTCTTGACGGTCGACAAGCACGGCAACACCTCGGCCGCCTCGATCCCGCTCGCGTTGACGACGGCAGTGAGGGACGGACGGGTCAAGAAGGGCGATCTCGTGCTGTTCGAGGCGATGGGCGGCGGCTTCACCTGGGGGTCGGCGCTCGTGCGCTGGTGA
- a CDS encoding integration host factor subunit alpha: MTNGTGKTVTRVDLCEAVYQKVGLSRTESSAFVELVLKEITDCLEKGETVKLSSFGSFMVRKKGQRIGRNPKTGTEVPISPRRVMVFKPSAILKQRINGHAVTNGDGKDD; encoded by the coding sequence ATGACCAACGGAACCGGGAAAACAGTCACACGCGTTGATCTGTGCGAGGCGGTCTATCAGAAGGTAGGCCTGTCGCGCACCGAATCGTCGGCGTTCGTCGAGCTTGTGCTGAAGGAGATCACCGATTGCCTGGAAAAGGGCGAGACGGTGAAGCTGTCGTCGTTCGGCTCCTTCATGGTGCGCAAGAAGGGGCAGCGCATCGGGCGTAATCCGAAGACCGGCACCGAGGTGCCGATCTCGCCGCGCCGTGTCATGGTGTTCAAGCCGTCGGCGATCCTGAAGCAGCGCATCAACGGCCATGCCGTGACCAATGGCGATGGCAAGGACGACTAG
- a CDS encoding porin, which produces MKLVKSLILGSAATLVAVGAAQAADLPVKAKAVEYVKVCSLYGPGFYYIPGTDTCIKLGGYLRADVVVNGNSVYGNNYNGTSGANNRFTNGYTWRSREDLNIDTRTATEYGVVRTYFDTVFTWTSDSYTVNGAAPGATIYSALGGGGTVAPGSNPANAGAGNVAYGTVGVYYAFIQFAGFTIGRAVSQFAAPWNGYPGNNYDGLVGGVNTTNGINQFTYTAQFGNGVSLSVGAQDQSAFMQAGVNNLSAGGAYGASDFAGTVAPDFVAALKVEQAWGLFQASLAAHDNHAAYYGATEVTGHPDDKWGWAGALALSIKNIPTGPGDTINVQGVYTDGATRYNIQELASQAGSVAIFGGSSSPLAYGSVGFGTAPDTVFIAGGQQQTIKTWGMRGAYTHNWNPYWNTALYGAYAAIMYNDTAKTYICGVGGVGGTFRTAFAGGAGVTACNPDYNIAQVGVITRWTPVKNLTFSADVTYSHLDQKYAGFITTSSGSIGKPSATYELKDQDTVQMLFRAQRNW; this is translated from the coding sequence ATGAAATTGGTGAAGAGCCTTATCCTGGGCTCGGCGGCGACCCTGGTCGCAGTCGGCGCAGCTCAGGCGGCTGATCTTCCCGTCAAGGCCAAGGCGGTCGAGTACGTGAAGGTTTGCTCCCTGTATGGTCCCGGCTTCTACTACATCCCGGGCACCGACACCTGCATCAAGCTGGGCGGCTATCTCCGCGCTGACGTTGTGGTCAACGGCAACAGCGTCTACGGCAACAACTACAACGGCACCAGCGGCGCCAACAACCGTTTTACCAACGGCTACACCTGGCGTTCCCGTGAAGACCTGAACATCGACACGCGCACCGCGACCGAATACGGCGTGGTCCGCACCTACTTCGACACGGTGTTCACCTGGACCTCCGACAGCTACACCGTGAACGGCGCTGCTCCGGGTGCGACGATCTACTCGGCGCTCGGTGGCGGCGGCACGGTTGCTCCGGGCTCCAACCCGGCCAACGCCGGCGCGGGCAACGTCGCTTACGGCACGGTCGGCGTCTACTACGCTTTCATCCAGTTCGCCGGCTTCACGATCGGCCGCGCGGTCTCGCAGTTCGCCGCTCCTTGGAACGGTTATCCGGGCAACAACTACGACGGTCTCGTCGGTGGCGTGAACACCACCAACGGCATCAACCAGTTCACCTACACCGCGCAGTTCGGCAACGGCGTCTCGCTGTCGGTCGGTGCGCAGGACCAGTCGGCGTTCATGCAGGCCGGCGTGAACAACCTCTCGGCCGGTGGTGCTTACGGCGCCAGCGACTTTGCCGGCACGGTCGCGCCGGACTTCGTCGCTGCGTTGAAGGTCGAGCAGGCTTGGGGTCTGTTCCAGGCATCGCTCGCCGCGCATGACAACCACGCGGCCTATTACGGCGCCACCGAAGTCACCGGTCATCCCGATGACAAGTGGGGCTGGGCTGGTGCGCTGGCTCTGTCGATCAAGAACATTCCGACCGGACCTGGCGACACGATCAACGTCCAGGGCGTGTATACGGATGGTGCGACCCGTTACAACATCCAGGAACTGGCCAGCCAGGCCGGCTCGGTTGCGATCTTCGGTGGCTCGAGCTCGCCGCTTGCCTACGGCAGCGTCGGCTTCGGCACTGCGCCTGACACGGTGTTCATTGCCGGCGGTCAGCAGCAGACCATCAAGACCTGGGGTATGCGCGGTGCGTACACCCACAACTGGAACCCCTACTGGAACACCGCTCTGTACGGTGCTTACGCCGCGATCATGTATAATGACACGGCCAAGACCTACATCTGCGGCGTTGGTGGCGTCGGTGGTACCTTCCGCACCGCGTTCGCTGGCGGCGCCGGCGTGACCGCTTGCAACCCCGACTACAACATCGCGCAGGTCGGCGTGATCACCCGCTGGACCCCGGTCAAGAACCTGACCTTCTCGGCGGACGTGACCTACTCGCATCTCGATCAGAAGTATGCGGGCTTCATCACCACGTCGTCGGGCTCGATCGGCAAGCCGAGCGCAACCTACGAGCTGAAGGACCAGGACACCGTCCAGATGCTGTTCCGCGCTCAGCGCAACTGGTAA
- a CDS encoding MerR family transcriptional regulator, which produces MDKAPDAFRTISEVADELDIPQHVLRFWETRFAQIKPMKRSGGRRYYRPDDVDLLKGIRRLLYGEGYTIRGVQRILKEHGIKSVQGIADQTAAVSFGAVEEAVGHSMAESDDFEVADNADLDGEEGDGDEGGIDYRFVDPDEDAILSTYKARAQPTKAQPAKAQASAAPAVRAGVPPADRERLERALQELVACRQVIDAVMKDG; this is translated from the coding sequence TTGGACAAGGCGCCGGATGCGTTCCGTACCATCAGCGAGGTCGCTGATGAGCTCGACATTCCCCAGCATGTGCTGAGGTTCTGGGAAACCCGCTTCGCGCAGATCAAGCCGATGAAGCGCAGCGGCGGCCGCCGCTACTATCGTCCTGACGACGTCGACCTGCTCAAGGGCATTCGCCGGCTGCTCTATGGCGAAGGCTACACCATCCGCGGCGTGCAGCGGATCCTGAAAGAGCACGGCATCAAGTCGGTGCAGGGCATCGCCGACCAGACCGCCGCGGTCTCGTTCGGCGCGGTCGAGGAGGCGGTCGGCCACAGCATGGCCGAGTCCGACGATTTCGAGGTCGCCGACAATGCCGATCTGGACGGCGAGGAGGGCGATGGCGACGAGGGCGGCATCGACTATCGCTTCGTCGATCCCGACGAGGACGCCATCCTGTCGACCTACAAGGCGCGCGCCCAGCCAACAAAGGCCCAGCCGGCGAAGGCGCAGGCCTCGGCCGCACCTGCCGTCCGCGCCGGAGTCCCGCCCGCCGACCGCGAGCGGCTTGAACGCGCCCTGCAGGAATTGGTCGCTTGCCGGCAGGTGATCGACGCCGTGATGAAGGACGGCTGA
- the plsX gene encoding phosphate acyltransferase PlsX, which yields MPQKVRIALDAMGGDVGASVVVPGAAISLSRHPDSEFLLVGDQAKIEAELAKHPALKAVSKVIHTDVAVKNDEKPSQALRRTRRASSMWLAIDAVKHGEADVAVSAGNTGALMAMGGINLRTLPGVDRPALAAVWPTLRGNSVVLDLGATIGGDARHLTTLAVMGSAMASVLFNLERPTVGLLNIGSEEMKGHEEIREAAGMLRAMNSSQFNYVGFVEGDGIGKGAADVIVSEGFSGNIALKAAEGTARQMFTLLREAMSSSLLARIGYLLARGAFQKLRDKLDPNKSNGSVLLGLKGVVIKSHGGINAEGFAYAVDVGYEMAHYDLLTKINQMLNRDGSALVQAQTAQEAVS from the coding sequence ATGCCTCAAAAGGTTCGAATCGCGCTTGACGCCATGGGGGGCGATGTCGGCGCATCGGTTGTCGTTCCCGGCGCCGCGATCTCGCTCAGCCGCCATCCCGACAGCGAATTCCTGCTGGTCGGGGACCAGGCCAAGATCGAGGCCGAACTGGCCAAGCATCCAGCGCTCAAGGCGGTGTCGAAGGTGATCCATACCGACGTCGCGGTGAAGAACGACGAGAAGCCGAGCCAGGCCCTTCGGCGCACGCGCCGGGCCTCGTCGATGTGGCTTGCGATCGATGCCGTGAAGCATGGCGAAGCCGACGTCGCGGTGTCCGCCGGCAACACCGGCGCGCTGATGGCGATGGGCGGGATCAATCTGCGGACCTTGCCCGGCGTCGACCGTCCGGCGCTCGCGGCGGTGTGGCCGACGCTGCGCGGCAACTCGGTCGTGCTCGACCTCGGCGCCACGATCGGCGGCGATGCCCGCCATCTGACGACGCTGGCCGTGATGGGCAGCGCCATGGCGAGCGTGCTGTTCAATCTGGAACGGCCGACAGTCGGCCTGCTTAACATCGGGTCCGAGGAAATGAAGGGCCATGAGGAGATCCGCGAGGCGGCCGGAATGCTGCGAGCGATGAACTCGTCCCAGTTCAACTATGTCGGCTTCGTCGAGGGTGACGGGATCGGCAAGGGCGCGGCTGACGTGATCGTGTCTGAAGGTTTCAGCGGCAATATCGCGCTGAAGGCCGCCGAGGGAACCGCGCGCCAGATGTTCACCCTGCTGCGCGAGGCGATGTCGTCGAGCTTGCTGGCGCGGATCGGCTATTTGCTCGCCCGCGGCGCGTTCCAGAAGCTGCGCGACAAGCTCGATCCCAACAAGTCGAATGGCAGCGTGCTGCTCGGCCTCAAGGGCGTGGTCATCAAGAGCCATGGCGGCATCAACGCGGAAGGCTTTGCCTATGCGGTGGATGTTGGCTATGAGATGGCCCACTACGATCTCCTCACCAAGATCAATCAGATGCTTAATCGCGACGGCAGCGCGCTGGTGCAGGCGCAGACCGCGCAGGAGGCTGTCTCGTGA
- a CDS encoding dihydrodipicolinate synthase family protein — protein sequence MKMRPTGVIPPMTTPFRKDGEIDFKLVAPQVDWLLGAGAHGMAAGGSTGEGHALDHEEYRDLIAATVEAANGRAPVIAGVIVDSTRDAVRRGRLVRDMDVAALQVTPVHYLFKPDDEAMVGHFRRIADETGMPIIIYNVVPWSYLSPALLTRIMNEVPLVVGVKQSAGDLKLFADLMMMAPDKLIYSAVDALMYPSYTLGAHGSIAAILTAAPHASVKLWDAVKAGDHAGALDLHKTLLTLWNAVIADNLPACTRYAQTLQGLPQTFPRAPMPEASPAQQAAIAKALHGLGAPTGKRAEAAE from the coding sequence ATGAAGATGCGTCCGACCGGCGTGATACCGCCGATGACCACGCCGTTCCGGAAGGACGGCGAGATCGATTTCAAGCTGGTCGCGCCGCAGGTCGACTGGCTGCTCGGGGCCGGCGCCCACGGCATGGCGGCCGGCGGCTCGACCGGCGAGGGCCACGCGCTCGATCACGAGGAATATCGCGACCTGATCGCGGCGACGGTCGAGGCCGCGAACGGCCGGGCGCCCGTCATCGCCGGCGTCATCGTCGATTCCACCCGCGATGCGGTCCGGCGCGGCAGGCTGGTGCGCGACATGGATGTCGCGGCGCTGCAGGTGACGCCGGTGCATTATCTGTTCAAGCCCGACGACGAGGCGATGGTCGGCCATTTCCGCCGCATCGCCGACGAGACCGGCATGCCCATCATCATCTACAACGTCGTGCCATGGTCCTATCTGTCGCCGGCGCTGCTGACGCGGATCATGAACGAGGTGCCGCTGGTGGTCGGCGTCAAGCAGAGCGCCGGTGACCTCAAGCTGTTCGCCGACCTGATGATGATGGCGCCCGACAAACTGATCTACAGCGCCGTCGATGCGTTGATGTATCCGTCCTACACCCTCGGTGCGCACGGCTCGATCGCCGCGATCCTCACCGCCGCGCCGCACGCCTCGGTCAAGCTGTGGGACGCCGTGAAGGCGGGCGATCATGCCGGCGCGCTCGATCTGCACAAGACGCTGCTGACGCTGTGGAACGCGGTGATTGCCGACAACCTGCCGGCCTGCACCCGCTATGCGCAGACCCTGCAGGGCCTGCCGCAAACCTTTCCGCGTGCGCCGATGCCCGAGGCGTCGCCGGCGCAGCAGGCGGCGATCGCAAAAGCGCTGCACGGCCTTGGTGCGCCCACTGGCAAGCGCGCTGAGGCGGCCGAATAG